Proteins encoded within one genomic window of Tabrizicola piscis:
- a CDS encoding phytoene desaturase, whose amino-acid sequence MTTAHPIRPRPDTPSGQGEALVIGAGLGGLATAMRLGAKGWRVTVVDRLDRPGGRGSSITKDGYRFDLGPTIVTVPQILRDLWATCGRDFHKDVDLRPMDPFYEIRFDDGERFTMRTGAAAMEAEVARVSPTDLPGYQRFLTDAKARYSFGFEDLGRRPMHKLMDLIKVLPKFVWYRADKSVHSHAAARVKDPHLRFALSFHPLFIGGDPFRVTSMYSLVSHLEASFGVHYAMGGVQAIADAMVAVIEGQGGRVLLGQEVDEITVTNGRASGATLKDGRRLDAEVVVSNADPGFTYGQLLRNHAKRRWTDKRMARARWSMGLFVWYFGTKGTRDMWPDAGHHTIVVGPRYKDHIRDIFRAGRLAKDMSLYVHRPTVTDPSAAPAGDDTFYVLSPVPHLGHNAADWATETETYRNRMADVLEKRLIPGFRDKISAEVTFTPETFRDRYLSPFGAGFSLEPRILQSAYFRPHNVSEEVPGLYLCGAGTHPGAGVPGVIGTAEVTAGLIPAPSVRVADLPLPMAAE is encoded by the coding sequence ATGACCACAGCGCATCCCATCAGACCCCGCCCCGACACCCCCTCCGGCCAAGGTGAGGCGCTGGTGATCGGCGCCGGGCTTGGCGGGCTTGCCACCGCCATGCGACTGGGCGCCAAGGGCTGGCGGGTCACCGTGGTCGACCGGCTGGACCGCCCCGGCGGCCGTGGGTCCTCCATCACCAAGGACGGGTACCGCTTCGATCTTGGCCCGACGATCGTCACCGTGCCGCAGATCCTGCGCGACCTCTGGGCCACCTGCGGCCGCGATTTCCATAAGGACGTGGATCTGCGCCCGATGGACCCGTTTTACGAGATCCGGTTCGACGACGGCGAACGCTTCACCATGCGGACCGGCGCCGCCGCGATGGAGGCTGAGGTTGCCCGCGTGTCGCCCACCGACTTGCCCGGCTACCAGCGCTTCCTGACCGATGCGAAGGCCCGCTACAGCTTTGGCTTCGAAGATCTGGGTCGCCGCCCGATGCACAAGCTGATGGACCTGATCAAGGTCCTGCCCAAGTTCGTCTGGTACCGCGCCGACAAATCCGTTCATTCCCACGCCGCAGCCCGGGTCAAGGACCCGCACCTGCGCTTTGCGCTGTCGTTCCACCCGCTGTTCATCGGGGGCGATCCGTTCCGCGTCACCAGCATGTATTCGCTGGTCAGCCATCTGGAGGCATCCTTTGGCGTCCACTACGCCATGGGCGGGGTGCAGGCGATTGCCGATGCCATGGTCGCCGTGATCGAAGGGCAGGGCGGTCGCGTCCTTCTGGGGCAAGAGGTGGATGAAATCACCGTCACCAATGGCCGCGCCTCGGGGGCCACACTGAAAGACGGGCGCAGGCTGGACGCCGAAGTGGTCGTCTCGAACGCCGATCCGGGCTTTACCTACGGCCAGCTGCTGCGCAACCATGCAAAGCGCCGCTGGACCGACAAGCGCATGGCCCGCGCCCGCTGGTCGATGGGGCTGTTCGTCTGGTATTTCGGCACCAAGGGCACGCGTGACATGTGGCCCGATGCCGGCCACCACACCATCGTCGTCGGCCCCCGCTACAAGGACCACATCCGCGACATTTTCCGCGCAGGGCGGCTTGCCAAGGACATGAGCCTTTATGTCCACCGCCCCACGGTGACAGACCCCTCTGCCGCCCCGGCGGGCGATGACACCTTCTACGTCCTCAGCCCGGTCCCCCACTTGGGCCACAATGCCGCCGACTGGGCGACTGAGACTGAGACCTACCGCAACCGCATGGCCGACGTGCTGGAAAAGCGCCTGATCCCCGGCTTCCGCGACAAGATCAGCGCTGAGGTCACCTTCACCCCCGAAACCTTCCGCGACCGCTATCTGTCGCCCTTCGGCGCGGGCTTTTCGCTGGAACCCCGCATCCTGCAATCGGCCTACTTCCGGCCCCATAACGTGTCCGAGGAAGTGCCGGGCCTTTACCTTTGCGGTGCGGGCACCCACCCCGGCGCGGGTGTCCCCGGCGTGATCGGCACGGCCGAAGTCACTGCAGGGCTGATCCCGGCGCCAAGCGTGCGGGTTGCCGACCTGCCCCTGCCCATGGCCGCCGAATGA
- the crtB gene encoding 15-cis-phytoene synthase translates to MTKSNIAPADLDACRAAIRTGSLSFHAASRLLPARVRDPALALYAFCRLADDAVDEGHDKTAAVLRLRDRLDRVYAGRPVNSPADRAFAAVVEDFQMPRALPDALLEGMAWDAVGRRYDDLSGVLAYSARVAAAVGAMMCVLMRVRDSDALARACDLGLAMQLTNIARDVGEDARAGRLYLPVDWLTAAGVDPEDWLANPAATPAIRLATARLLTEADRLYARSEAGVSALPLGCRPGIIAARMIYAGIGSAVRRQNHDSITARARTGRARKLGWLGLATLKAGTTAILPRPPVLHAPPVEEVAFLVRAAAQQSPSKGRSDALLSVLAQLEARDRGLSA, encoded by the coding sequence ATGACCAAAAGCAACATCGCCCCAGCCGATCTGGATGCCTGCCGCGCCGCCATTCGGACGGGGTCGCTGTCGTTCCACGCCGCCTCGCGCCTGCTGCCGGCCCGTGTCCGGGATCCGGCCTTGGCGCTTTACGCCTTCTGTCGCCTTGCCGACGATGCCGTGGATGAAGGCCATGACAAGACCGCCGCCGTCCTGCGGCTGCGGGATCGTCTGGACCGTGTCTATGCTGGCCGGCCGGTGAACTCGCCCGCCGACCGCGCCTTTGCGGCTGTGGTGGAAGACTTCCAGATGCCCCGCGCGCTGCCTGACGCTTTGCTTGAAGGCATGGCATGGGATGCGGTCGGCCGCCGCTATGATGACCTGTCCGGCGTCCTTGCCTATTCCGCCCGTGTCGCGGCTGCCGTGGGGGCGATGATGTGCGTCCTGATGCGGGTGCGCGACAGTGACGCGCTTGCCCGGGCCTGCGATCTTGGCCTTGCGATGCAACTGACCAACATCGCCCGCGATGTGGGCGAAGACGCGCGGGCAGGCCGCCTGTACCTGCCGGTTGACTGGCTGACCGCCGCCGGGGTCGATCCTGAGGATTGGCTTGCCAACCCCGCCGCAACCCCAGCCATCCGCCTTGCCACAGCGCGACTGCTGACCGAAGCCGACCGCCTTTACGCAAGGTCCGAGGCTGGCGTCTCGGCCCTGCCGCTTGGCTGCCGCCCCGGCATCATCGCCGCCCGGATGATCTATGCCGGGATCGGCAGCGCCGTGCGCCGCCAGAACCATGACAGCATCACGGCCCGCGCCCGGACTGGACGTGCCCGAAAGCTTGGCTGGCTTGGGCTTGCCACGCTCAAGGCCGGCACCACGGCCATCCTGCCGCGCCCGCCCGTCCTGCATGCCCCGCCGGTGGAGGAGGTTGCCTTCCTTGTGCGCGCGGCCGCCCAGCAATCGCCCTCGAAAGGCAGAAGTGACGCCCTTCTCAGCGTTCTGGCCCAGCTTGAGGCCCGCGACCGGGGTCTTTCCGCCTAA
- the tspO gene encoding tryptophan-rich sensory protein TspO: protein MDYGLFFVYLTACGAAAATGALFPTGPWYVALKKPSWTPPNWVFPVAWMSLYLLMSAAAARAATFEGASLGLALWSVQIAFNTLWTPVFFGLKRMRAALVPMAGLWLSVTATCVVFFTIDFWAGLMFVPYVIWVSIAGALNFEMVRLNPVEARGPVGG from the coding sequence ATGGATTACGGGTTGTTCTTCGTCTACCTCACCGCCTGCGGTGCCGCTGCGGCGACCGGGGCGCTGTTTCCCACCGGGCCTTGGTATGTGGCGCTGAAAAAGCCCAGCTGGACGCCGCCGAACTGGGTGTTCCCGGTGGCGTGGATGTCCCTCTACCTGCTGATGTCCGCCGCTGCCGCCCGTGCCGCGACGTTTGAGGGGGCGAGCCTTGGGCTGGCGCTGTGGTCGGTGCAGATTGCCTTCAACACCCTGTGGACCCCGGTGTTCTTCGGGCTGAAGCGGATGCGGGCGGCCTTGGTGCCGATGGCGGGGCTGTGGCTGTCGGTGACGGCGACTTGTGTCGTGTTCTTCACGATCGACTTTTGGGCCGGGTTGATGTTCGTGCCCTATGTGATCTGGGTCAGCATCGCCGGGGCGCTTAACTTCGAGATGGTCCGCCTGAACCCGGTTGAGGCGCGGGGGCCGGTGGGGGGCTGA
- the crtC gene encoding carotenoid 1,2-hydratase, with amino-acid sequence MIGFIGSVFSPWYRWSGRKSPQNHVCLNVATYGTGGRFTMTDRGRAALRQSPDRLQIGPSSMHWTGRELVVEVNEISSLPLVSRVQGTITLTPAALTGVEARLTPDASHTWRPFAPIARIKVDLSQGHSWEGHGYWDANFGTAALEADFRFWTWGRFPLKDRTVCFYDATRSDGSSLALGVEVLRDGTVQEIALPPVSPFRRSLWAVRRNTRADPGFHPSQKMSLLDAPFYSRSLVETKIDGEVTTGVHEALDLVRYRQPWLKPMIAMRVPRRPGWDFKD; translated from the coding sequence GTGATCGGCTTCATCGGGTCGGTGTTTTCGCCCTGGTACCGCTGGTCGGGCCGGAAATCTCCGCAGAACCACGTCTGCCTGAACGTCGCGACCTACGGCACCGGCGGTCGCTTCACGATGACGGATCGTGGCCGCGCCGCCCTGCGCCAGTCGCCCGACCGGCTCCAGATCGGGCCATCGTCGATGCACTGGACCGGGCGCGAACTGGTGGTTGAGGTGAACGAGATTTCCTCTCTGCCGCTGGTCAGCCGCGTGCAGGGCACCATCACTCTGACGCCCGCGGCCCTGACCGGGGTCGAGGCCCGGCTTACGCCCGACGCCAGCCACACCTGGCGCCCCTTCGCGCCCATCGCCCGGATCAAGGTAGACCTAAGCCAAGGCCACTCCTGGGAAGGCCACGGCTACTGGGACGCGAATTTTGGGACGGCGGCGCTGGAGGCGGATTTCCGGTTCTGGACCTGGGGCCGTTTTCCGCTAAAGGACCGCACCGTCTGCTTCTACGACGCCACCCGCAGCGACGGGTCATCCCTGGCCCTTGGGGTCGAGGTCCTGCGCGACGGGACGGTGCAAGAGATCGCGTTACCACCCGTCAGCCCGTTTCGGCGCAGCCTCTGGGCAGTCCGGCGCAACACGCGGGCCGACCCGGGGTTTCACCCGTCCCAGAAGATGAGCCTTCTGGACGCGCCGTTCTATTCGCGGTCGCTGGTGGAAACGAAGATCGACGGCGAAGTGACAACCGGCGTGCATGAGGCGCTGGACCTCGTGCGCTACCGCCAACCCTGGCTTAAACCCATGATCGCCATGCGCGTGCCTCGCCGGCCGGGATGGGACTTCAAGGATTAA
- the crtD gene encoding 1-hydroxycarotenoid 3,4-desaturase CrtD, which produces MDSHSPNVIVIGAGMGGLAAAIRLAAAGSAVTLVEAAATPGGKMRTLPSPAGPVDAGPTVLTLRQVFDDLFALAGERLEDHLTLLPQTVLARHWWEGGSRLDLTGDPAIDAAAIATFAGDREGAAFRRFDRLAQGLHQAFDAPVMQAPGPQLAAILRATLARPALWPALLPGLSLAGLLRRQFRDPRLVQLFARYATYVGGRPTHAPGVLALIWRAEAAGVWAVEGGMHRLALALADLAKRLGVTLRLSTPARRIVRQGGRVTGVQLQDGITLPCAACVFAGDPAALAAGHLGEGLGAAVPARSTTPRSLSAWVWSFAARVEGPLAADLIHHNVFFSSDPKAEFGPLAKGDMPLAPTLYICAEDRAAGAVPTGPERFEIIINAPPGRPDHPEDFARCHARTFQRLRQMGLTFTPEPGPAGLTTPAMLDRLFPGSDGSIYGRSPEGTFAAFARPQARTALPGLYLAGGGAHPGAGVPMAALSGKHAAAAVMADLKMGDLTSRSMLPQTAMPGGTLTGSQTTARAPSR; this is translated from the coding sequence ATGGACAGCCACTCACCAAACGTCATCGTCATCGGCGCCGGAATGGGCGGTCTGGCGGCTGCGATCCGGCTTGCCGCCGCAGGCTCTGCCGTCACGCTTGTCGAAGCGGCGGCCACCCCCGGTGGCAAGATGCGCACTCTGCCCTCGCCCGCTGGGCCAGTCGATGCCGGGCCCACCGTGCTGACCCTGCGGCAAGTGTTCGACGATCTCTTCGCGCTGGCCGGTGAGCGGCTGGAGGATCACCTGACCCTCTTGCCGCAAACCGTTCTCGCCCGGCACTGGTGGGAGGGTGGCAGCCGCCTTGATCTCACCGGCGATCCCGCAATCGACGCTGCCGCCATCGCCACCTTCGCCGGCGACCGCGAGGGCGCCGCCTTCCGCCGCTTTGACCGGCTGGCGCAGGGCCTGCACCAGGCCTTCGACGCGCCAGTGATGCAGGCTCCGGGGCCACAGCTTGCCGCGATCCTCCGCGCCACCCTTGCCCGCCCCGCGCTGTGGCCCGCTCTTCTGCCCGGCCTGTCCTTGGCGGGGCTTCTGCGCCGCCAGTTCCGCGACCCGCGCCTTGTCCAGCTTTTCGCCCGCTACGCCACCTATGTCGGCGGCAGGCCCACCCATGCTCCCGGGGTCCTTGCGCTGATCTGGCGGGCCGAGGCGGCTGGCGTCTGGGCGGTTGAGGGCGGGATGCACCGCCTTGCGCTGGCGCTGGCGGACCTTGCAAAACGGCTGGGCGTCACCCTCCGCCTGTCCACACCTGCCCGGCGGATCGTGCGTCAGGGCGGGCGGGTCACGGGGGTGCAGCTGCAGGACGGGATCACCCTGCCCTGCGCGGCTTGCGTCTTTGCCGGTGACCCTGCAGCACTGGCTGCGGGGCATCTGGGCGAGGGGCTGGGGGCGGCCGTTCCAGCGCGCAGCACCACCCCCCGCAGCCTGTCGGCATGGGTCTGGTCTTTCGCCGCCCGTGTCGAAGGGCCACTTGCCGCCGATCTCATCCACCACAATGTATTCTTCTCGTCTGACCCGAAGGCCGAGTTCGGCCCCCTTGCCAAGGGTGACATGCCCTTAGCCCCCACGCTTTACATCTGCGCCGAGGATCGCGCTGCGGGGGCCGTTCCAACCGGCCCCGAACGGTTCGAGATCATCATCAACGCCCCCCCGGGCCGCCCCGACCACCCAGAGGATTTCGCCCGATGCCACGCCCGAACCTTTCAACGCCTGCGCCAGATGGGCCTGACCTTCACGCCCGAGCCGGGTCCGGCGGGGCTGACCACACCCGCCATGCTGGACCGGCTTTTTCCGGGATCGGACGGGTCGATCTACGGCAGGAGCCCGGAGGGCACCTTCGCCGCCTTCGCGCGACCGCAGGCGCGGACGGCGCTGCCGGGCCTCTATCTGGCGGGGGGCGGGGCGCATCCGGGGGCTGGGGTGCCGATGGCGGCGCTCTCCGGCAAGCACGCGGCGGCGGCGGTCATGGCGGACCTGAAAATGGGGGACCTGACTTCTCGGTCCATGTTGCCCCAGACGGCTATGCCTGGTGGTACCTTGACGGGGTCTCAGACGACGGCACGCGCGCCGTCTCGGTGA
- a CDS encoding polyprenyl synthetase family protein yields MQLSVRIEAAVTEAIQLASGGFAGSERVPQRLAAALDHATMSGGARIRPTILLSVAKACGDDRPALSDAAAAALELIHCASLVHDDLPAFDNADTRRGRPSVHRAHGEPLAILAGDSLIVLGFEVLARAAGDQPLRALRLVQALAQRTGMPGGICAGQGWESEAQVNLSAYHQAKTGALFIAATQMGAIAAGQEPEQWEELGARIGEAFQVADDLKDALLTADEIGKPAGQDAALGRPNAVHLMGVSGAVRHLKDILGGAIASIPSCPGEAQLAGMVRAYAERMTPVDLGAQRARATGAK; encoded by the coding sequence ATGCAGCTATCTGTCCGAATCGAGGCGGCAGTCACCGAAGCCATTCAGCTGGCCAGCGGCGGCTTTGCGGGGTCTGAGCGGGTGCCGCAGCGGCTGGCGGCCGCGCTGGACCATGCCACGATGTCGGGCGGTGCCCGGATCCGGCCCACGATCCTGCTGTCGGTGGCGAAGGCCTGCGGCGATGACCGTCCGGCCCTGTCAGATGCGGCGGCGGCGGCGCTGGAGCTGATCCATTGCGCGAGCCTTGTGCATGACGACCTGCCCGCGTTCGACAATGCCGATACCCGGCGGGGCCGCCCATCCGTCCACCGCGCGCATGGTGAGCCTTTGGCGATTCTGGCGGGTGACAGTCTGATTGTCCTTGGGTTCGAAGTGCTGGCGCGGGCGGCGGGGGATCAACCCTTGCGCGCGTTGCGTCTGGTGCAGGCTTTGGCGCAGCGCACCGGGATGCCGGGCGGTATCTGCGCCGGGCAGGGTTGGGAATCCGAAGCTCAGGTCAATCTGTCGGCCTATCATCAGGCCAAGACGGGGGCCTTGTTCATTGCCGCCACCCAGATGGGGGCCATCGCGGCGGGGCAGGAGCCGGAGCAGTGGGAAGAGCTTGGCGCGCGGATCGGTGAGGCGTTTCAGGTGGCCGATGACCTGAAGGACGCGCTTTTGACGGCGGATGAGATTGGCAAGCCCGCCGGGCAGGATGCCGCGCTTGGCCGCCCGAATGCCGTGCATCTGATGGGGGTTTCGGGCGCGGTGCGGCATTTGAAGGATATTCTGGGGGGGGCGATAGCCTCGATCCCGTCCTGCCCGGGTGAGGCGCAGCT